The Plasmodium sp. gorilla clade G2 genome assembly, chromosome: 5 DNA segment TCTCAGTTTTTTTAGATTTAGCCTTTTTCTCTTctctctttttctttttcttaacTGCTTTAGCTACACCCTTATAGTAGTCattgttaattttttgtagttctttcttttgtatatttttctgaactcttttttcctttttattttttgatttttcaaGGATGCTCTTTCTCATCCTAAGAACAGCCAATGATCTTAATAATTTGTAGGCTGGGTTAAGTCTACATCTAACAGCAAAGTTGGTTAATGAGTTTTTGTTTTGTAATCTCTTCTTGCATGGTTTCTTTCTAGCTAATAAGCTTGCTTGTACTTTGTCGCTGTGTATAATTCTATAGATATCAGGATTGTGTACAATAGATTTtggtaaaatataatttttcttagTTACTTTTTTATCATGTATCTTTCCATATATAACatctaattttttaaaagcaCTTTCACTCCATATACACAATCTACCTATAGATCCACCAGGAgctaattttaataaatttaatttagtAACTTTACATAAATCAACTCCAGGAATATTTCTAAAAGCTTTCTTTACaccattatcattatcataaataataagaggaccatttctaattttatattttctgttTCTCATTTTACCTTTTCCTGCTCTAATTTTTTTCGATTTTACTAATCTATTAACTTCATCTTTTAATCCAAGACTAACTAAAAAGTTTACAGCTTCTTTTGTTTTAGTAAGAGATTCAATATCATTGCTAACAACTAATGGAACCTCCTTAAGGTGAGAAATACGATGACCTCTTGCTAAAACTAATGATGTTACACCACTAGCTGCAATAGATGAACATACGGCAtatcttttttctttcaaaTTAACTTTCCTTCCCCATCTTCTCCATATTTTAGTTGGGTTAAACATACCACCACCTCTACACATATTTCCAAAAGCAGCCTGTCCAGCTCTATGAGTACCTCCACCTGGAACTCTTGGAATTCTTGCTACTGCTCTACCAGTACCCCATGATTCAGCCGATGTTTCATATCCAGCACCTAATTTAACAGCATATGGATGTCTTCTGTTTTTTgacatatttgtatatacGCTTTGTATTAAATCATTTCTGATTGGCGTTTGAAAAACTACTGGTATTTCTACTTCGCCAACGACGTTCTTTCCATTTGTACTATAAACATTTGCAACAGGTCTTATGGTAgccatttataaaaaaaaaaattttaaatatatata contains these protein-coding regions:
- a CDS encoding 60S ribosomal protein L4 — its product is MATIRPVANVYSTNGKNVVGEVEIPVVFQTPIRNDLIQSVYTNMSKNRRHPYAVKLGAGYETSAESWGTGRAVARIPRVPGGGTHRAGQAAFGNMCRGGGMFNPTKIWRRWGRKVNLKEKRYAVCSSIAASGVTSLVLARGHRISHLKEVPLVVSNDIESLTKTKEAVNFLVSLGLKDEVNRLVKSKKIRAGKGKMRNRKYKIRNGPLIIYDNDNGVKKAFRNIPGVDLCKVTKLNLLKLAPGGSIGRLCIWSESAFKKLDVIYGKIHDKKVTKKNYILPKSIVHNPDIYRIIHSDKVQASLLARKKPCKKRLQNKNSLTNFAVRCRLNPAYKLLRSLAVLRMRKSILEKSKNKKEKRVQKNIQKKELQKINNDYYKGVAKAVKKKKKREEKKAKSKKTENQAVVNVAAEE